A genomic segment from Hippoglossus stenolepis isolate QCI-W04-F060 chromosome 3, HSTE1.2, whole genome shotgun sequence encodes:
- the LOC118104498 gene encoding proline-rich protein 36 isoform X1, with the protein MDQNTKIDQGSLSTLSTGNLGFDLLLQVLELRITDSSLLPNDTPAEEECGPQQPHTECHMPLGAAPLSMEQTVMPATEEECGPQQPQTEHHMPLGAAPLRLEQPVMPVPQEECGPQQPQTECHMLLGAAPLSMEQPVMPATEEEWGPQQPQTECHMPLGAALLKLEQPVMPATEEERGPQQPQTERYMPLGAALLKLMQPVMPAPRFHCAQTSFPLLPPYRVPTEKMFSPQKSQTGHFMPLGAAPLKLEQPVMLAPGFLTAKTNPPLHSYDAPAKGSFVPQHPQTERHMPLGAAPLSLEQPVMPTPKEEWGPQHTQTECRMLLGAAPLKLEQPVMPAPGFLTAKMNPSFLQSYDAPAKEQFVPQQPWTERYMPLGAALLKLMQPVMPAPGFHCAQTSFPLLPPYRVPTKKMFSPQKSQTGHFMPLGAAPLKLEQPVMLAPGFLTAKTNPPLLHSYDAPAKESFVPQQPQTECHMPLGASPLSLEQPVMPAPGFHCAQTGFPLLPPYHVPAEEMFSPQQSQTGHYKPLGAAPFSLQPPVMPAPGPALPRYQPPSALQPNYMYCQAAPFSHSQVNNGPVVSRPQVLVTNLVPVGLINRKIVYGVSAYSAPPVASNVPGGNAFVSRNKRYCPKPHNESSPYVKKPPNAFMLFRTEQRPNVVVELQNSDCAAVNRLLGQRWKSMSKDEQAKYYEHAEREKHLHSQAFPDWSAKDNYAKKRKRIRRKRPAMT; encoded by the exons ATGgaccaaaacacaaagattgATCAGGGTAGCCTCTCTACCCTGAGCACCGGTAACTTGGGTTTTGACTTGTTATTGCAAGTTTTGGAATTACGTATTACagactcttctcttcttcctaaTGATACCCCTGCTGAGGAAGAGTGTGGCCCCCAGCAGCCTCATACAGAGTGCCACATGCCTCTGGGAGCAGCACCGCTCAGCATGGAGCAGACAGTCATGCCTGCGACTGAGGAAGAGTGTGGCCCCCAGCAGCCTCAGACAGAGCACCACATGCCTCTGGGAGCAGCACCACTCAGACTGGAGCAGCCAGTCATGCCTGTGCCTCAGGAAGAGTGTGGCCCCCAGCAGCCTCAGACAGAGTGCCACATGCTTCTGGGAGCAGCACCGCTTAGCATGGAGCAGCCAGTCATGCCTGCGACTGAGGAAGAGTGGGGTCCCCAGCAGCCTCAGACAGAGTGCCACATGCCTCTGGGAGCAGCACTGCTCAAACTGGAGCAGCCAGTCATGCCTGCGACTGAGGAAGAGAGGGGTCCCCAGCAGCCTCAGACAGAGCGCTACATGCCTCTGGGAGCAGCACTGCTCAAACTGATGCAGCCAGTCATGCCTGCACCTAGATTTCATTGTGCACAGACCagctttcctcttcttcctccctatCGTGTCCCAACTGAGAAAATGTTTAGTCCCCAGAAGTCTCAGACAGGGCACTTCATGCCTCTGGGAGCAGCACCGCTCAAACTGGAGCAGCCAGTCATGCTTGCGCCTGGATTTCTTACTGCAAAAACCAACCCTCCTCTTCATTCTTATGATGCCCCAGCTAAGGGAAGTTTTGTCCCCCAGCATCCTCAGACAGAGCGCCACATGCCTCTGGGAGCAGCACCACTCAGCCTAGAGCAGCCTGTCATGCCTACGCCTAAGGAAGAGTGGGGCCCCCAGCATACTCAGACAGAGTGCCGAATGCTTCTGGGAGCAGCACCGCTCAAACTGGAGCAGCCAGTCATGCCTGCGCCTGGATTTCTTACTGCAAAAATGAACCCTTCTTTTCTTCAATCTTATGATGCCCCAGCTAAGGAACAATTTGTCCCCCAGCAGCCTTGGACAGAGCGCTACATGCCTCTGGGAGCAGCACTGCTCAAACTGATGCAGCCAGTCATGCCTGCACCTGGATTTCATTGTGCACAGACCagctttcctcttcttcctccctatCGTGTCCCAACTAAGAAAATGTTTAGTCCCCAGAAGTCTCAGACAGGGCACTTCATGCCTCTGGGAGCAGCACCGCTCAAACTGGAGCAGCCAGTCATGCTCGCGCCTGGATTTCTTACTGCAAAAACcaaccctcctcttcttcattcttATGATGCCCCAGCTAAGGAAAGTTTTGTCCCCCAGCAGCCTCAGACAGAGTGCCACATGCCTCTGGGAGCATCACCGCTCAGCCTAGAGCAGCCTGTCATGCCTGCACCTGGATTTCATTGTGCACAGACCggctttcctcttcttcctccctatCATGTCCCAGCTGAGGAAATGTTTAGTCCCCAGCAGTCTCAGACAGGGCACTACAAGCCTCTGGGAGCAGCACCATTTAGCCTGCAGCCGCCAGTCATGCCTGCACCTGGACCGGCTCTTCCCAGGTACCAGCCACCAAGTGCCTTGCAGCCAAACTACATGTATTGCCAGGCAGCTCCTTTCAGCCACAGCCAG GTCAACAACGGGCCAGTTGTGAGTCGCCCTCAGGTCCTGGTGACAAACCTGGTTCCTGTTGGATTAAT AAATAGAAAGATCGTTTATGGGGTTTCAGCCTATTCAGCTCCTCCTGTCGCTTCTAATGTCCCGGGAGGTAACGCCTTTGTTTCAAG AAATAAAAGGTATTGCCCAAAGCCACACAACGAGAGCAGTCCCTATGTCAAGAAGCCCCCAAACGCTTTCATGCTATTCCGCACGGAACAGAGGCCAAATGTTGTAGTAGAGCTCCAAAACTCAGACTGTGCGGCTGTCAACAGACTCCTTGGACAAAGA TGGAAGTCTATGTCCAAAGACGAGCAGGCAAAATATTATGAacatgcagagagggagaagcacCTCCACTCTCAGGCCTTCCCTGATTGGTCAGCCAAGGACAATTAC gccaaaaagaggaaaaggataCGAAGGAAGCGTCCGGCTATGACTTAA